The following are encoded together in the Micromonospora lupini genome:
- a CDS encoding SanA/YdcF family protein translates to MRGLRKGSAADRPRTSRWRRHLLRGVILGVVVLVLCSVPWLWTTIGARGHTYGEADAPIADVVIVLGTAVAADGRQPGERLVGRLETAAELVRTGRARVVLVSGDGGGTSGDEPTVMTAYLTEKLGVDPRRVVADPFGLDTYDSCARASEVYGVERALVVTQSYHLSRAVTLCRHLGLDVDGVAARCDGCGSGLLARKAARDYFASGKAAWDAFRGRPPAVRSSVNPSVRDALRS, encoded by the coding sequence ATGCGGGGCCTCCGGAAGGGCTCCGCCGCCGACCGTCCGAGGACGAGCCGGTGGCGACGGCATCTGCTGCGCGGGGTGATCCTGGGCGTGGTCGTGCTTGTGCTGTGCAGTGTCCCGTGGCTCTGGACGACGATTGGCGCGCGCGGGCACACGTACGGCGAGGCGGACGCTCCGATCGCGGACGTCGTGATCGTCCTGGGTACCGCGGTGGCTGCGGACGGGCGGCAACCGGGCGAGCGGCTCGTCGGCCGGCTGGAGACCGCTGCCGAGCTGGTGCGTACCGGGCGGGCGCGGGTGGTGCTGGTCTCCGGCGACGGGGGCGGCACGTCCGGCGACGAGCCGACAGTGATGACCGCGTACCTGACCGAGAAGCTCGGCGTGGATCCGCGTCGGGTGGTGGCGGACCCGTTCGGCCTGGACACGTACGACAGTTGCGCCCGCGCGAGTGAGGTGTACGGCGTCGAGCGGGCTCTGGTCGTGACGCAGTCCTATCACCTGTCCCGGGCGGTGACGCTCTGTCGACACCTCGGCCTCGACGTCGACGGGGTGGCCGCTCGGTGCGATGGTTGCGGGTCGGGCCTGCTCGCGCGGAAGGCCGCCCGCGACTACTTCGCCAGCGGCAAGGCCGCCTGGGACGCTTTCCGGGGCCGGCCGCCCGCGGTCCGGTCCTCGGTGAACCCCTCAGTGCGGGACGCGCTGAGGAGCTGA